From the genome of Brucella pseudogrignonensis, one region includes:
- a CDS encoding FAD-binding oxidoreductase codes for MRPPVVATKHDRSYWLQSIDADPITAPFTGRQQCDIAIVGGGYAGLWTALRIREQEPKARITILEADFCGSGASGRNGGQVHSWYAEIDMLRDLVGDEDARMLCQATCDAIDELKALQDCGTIDMDLRLDGWLWTASSVAQEGAWAKALDICQKSGFNPFQTLNAHDIERRTGSSASYAGIVEERAGTVQPAKLALGLRKLALSNGIVIHEKSPVLEIVPGERPELKTQDGTLTANKVALTVNAWASAIPELHPYLYVVSSQLVATAPAGDILKRIGWTDGASICDAQQHVLYYQRTPSDQVVFGRGTGGIAYNDRIDERFNRSGDGGADNIRELHRVYPQLKEVPILHDWSGPIDCTAQHLPVFDHLRHYPNIFYALGFNGTGIAQAPVAGRILASLILGRVDKWSSCGLVGIKNRTKLPPEPVRYLGAKIVRAAIRRKNDTEILNRVPGPITRFLASLAP; via the coding sequence ATGAGGCCCCCAGTTGTCGCGACAAAGCACGATCGTTCTTACTGGTTGCAAAGCATTGATGCCGATCCGATCACCGCACCCTTCACGGGTCGACAACAATGCGATATTGCAATCGTTGGCGGAGGGTATGCCGGGCTTTGGACCGCACTACGTATACGAGAGCAAGAACCAAAGGCGCGTATCACAATCCTAGAAGCAGATTTTTGCGGTTCAGGTGCGTCTGGACGCAACGGCGGGCAGGTCCACAGCTGGTATGCTGAAATCGATATGTTGCGCGACCTTGTGGGCGACGAAGATGCGCGCATGCTTTGTCAGGCAACCTGCGATGCAATTGATGAGCTGAAAGCGCTGCAAGATTGTGGAACCATTGACATGGATCTGCGTCTTGATGGCTGGCTGTGGACCGCAAGTTCTGTCGCACAGGAAGGTGCGTGGGCGAAAGCACTGGATATCTGTCAGAAATCGGGGTTCAACCCGTTCCAGACACTGAATGCGCACGACATTGAACGGCGCACTGGCTCTAGCGCATCATATGCCGGTATTGTCGAGGAGCGGGCAGGGACTGTCCAGCCTGCCAAGCTTGCTCTTGGCCTTCGCAAACTTGCGCTTTCCAACGGGATTGTCATTCATGAAAAAAGCCCTGTTTTGGAGATCGTTCCGGGTGAGCGGCCCGAACTTAAAACACAAGACGGGACATTGACTGCCAACAAAGTTGCTTTAACGGTCAATGCTTGGGCTTCCGCGATCCCTGAGCTTCATCCCTATCTTTATGTGGTGAGCAGTCAACTCGTTGCGACAGCGCCTGCTGGAGATATACTCAAGCGTATCGGTTGGACTGATGGTGCTTCGATCTGTGATGCGCAGCAACACGTGCTCTATTATCAGCGCACGCCGTCGGATCAGGTCGTATTTGGACGGGGAACGGGTGGAATTGCCTATAATGATCGGATTGACGAACGTTTTAATCGCAGCGGCGACGGCGGTGCAGACAATATACGTGAACTGCACCGCGTATATCCTCAGCTAAAGGAAGTGCCGATCCTTCATGACTGGAGCGGTCCGATCGACTGTACGGCGCAGCATCTACCGGTATTCGATCATTTAAGGCATTACCCGAATATTTTCTATGCTCTGGGTTTCAATGGGACCGGCATTGCCCAGGCGCCTGTCGCAGGTCGGATCCTTGCAAGCCTGATCCTGGGACGCGTGGATAAATGGAGCAGTTGTGGTTTGGTGGGGATCAAAAACCGCACCAAGCTTCCGCCCGAACCTGTGCGTTATCTGGGTGCGAAAATCGTCCGCGCGGCTATTCGAAGAAAGAACGATACCGAAATCCTCAACCGTGTCCCGGGCCCCATAACGAGGTTCCTGGCAAGTCTGGCTCCGTGA
- a CDS encoding LacI family DNA-binding transcriptional regulator: MAQKSATLKDVAALANVSRATAARALNSYGYVGDETAQRVQAAAEKLGYRGNRLAQALRSGQLPIIGCVLGDIQNPFFAKIAHNVEVLAREQGHNLIIASSEEHLNQEKSLLASLQSLSIRGFIVAPTSAEDSSHLQRLIDENVPLVLIDRVAQGVECDSVVVDNEGGARKAIEYLIEMGHRDIALLHDDARIFTSRERFNGYKTALLAHAIEPSEKLICVAQSTVEHAVDATIRLFSQRKPPTALFTVDSLMTQGALLAFRSMGISIPHDVSLIGFDDFNLATFTDPQITVIAQPVSEIGRAAGRLLLEKIAGKKRPPKKISFETKLIVRGSVSRR; this comes from the coding sequence ATGGCTCAGAAATCGGCTACCCTTAAAGATGTGGCGGCGCTGGCGAATGTATCGCGTGCCACTGCTGCGCGTGCACTTAACAGTTACGGTTATGTTGGTGATGAAACGGCGCAGCGGGTTCAGGCTGCTGCAGAGAAACTAGGATACAGAGGCAACCGATTGGCCCAGGCTCTGCGCAGCGGGCAGTTGCCAATCATTGGCTGTGTTCTGGGCGATATACAAAATCCCTTCTTTGCTAAAATTGCACATAATGTCGAAGTGCTGGCGCGAGAACAAGGCCATAATCTTATCATTGCGAGCAGTGAAGAGCATTTGAATCAGGAAAAATCACTGCTGGCCAGCCTGCAGTCGCTGAGCATTCGCGGTTTCATCGTGGCGCCGACATCAGCCGAAGACAGTTCGCATCTGCAACGTCTGATCGACGAAAACGTACCCCTGGTCCTCATCGATCGCGTAGCGCAGGGCGTCGAGTGCGACAGTGTTGTGGTCGACAATGAAGGTGGCGCGCGCAAGGCCATTGAATATCTGATCGAAATGGGGCATCGCGATATTGCGCTTTTGCACGATGATGCACGCATCTTCACGTCACGTGAGCGTTTCAACGGCTATAAGACTGCGTTACTTGCCCATGCCATCGAACCAAGTGAAAAATTGATCTGCGTTGCACAATCGACGGTGGAGCATGCTGTGGATGCAACCATACGTTTGTTCAGTCAAAGAAAGCCTCCAACGGCACTTTTTACCGTCGACAGCTTGATGACGCAGGGAGCGCTTTTAGCATTCCGATCGATGGGAATATCGATTCCCCACGATGTCTCTCTGATCGGTTTTGATGATTTCAATCTGGCGACTTTTACCGATCCACAGATCACGGTCATTGCCCAGCCGGTGTCGGAAATAGGTCGTGCTGCGGGCCGGCTTCTGCTAGAAAAAATAGCAGGAAAAAAGAGACCTCCAAAGAAAATAAGCTTTGAAACCAAGCTGATAGTCCGAGGTTCGGTCAGCCGTCGATGA
- a CDS encoding PfkB family carbohydrate kinase, with product MKNANLNLVAVGDNCLDAYLNKGVVTVGGNALNVAVQWKRLGVGARYMGALAPDREAEIMLGVIKDVGLAPSDIETIQGNTAVTLLTDNDGERHFLFESLGVGENYIPDQQRYQALLSSDWTHLGTNSSEKLVRQLVKDGARFSLDVSIRHFDLALEGVPLVFASGPEDPDEPVQPLIAKFKQAGAKQVVITCGKRGSFYYNGCQLYSADSVPVNVVDTCGAGDSFIASFLLAHFFEGYSEEKALQRAALRASETCTHPGGFPQPLQSIPQWLLNKYDDVIAAAQKVRL from the coding sequence ATGAAGAACGCAAATCTCAATCTTGTTGCTGTGGGTGACAACTGCCTTGATGCTTATTTGAACAAGGGGGTCGTTACTGTTGGTGGAAATGCCCTCAATGTTGCTGTGCAGTGGAAACGGCTTGGGGTCGGCGCCCGCTATATGGGCGCTCTGGCACCCGACAGGGAAGCGGAGATCATGCTTGGTGTGATCAAAGATGTCGGACTTGCTCCAAGCGATATTGAAACTATTCAGGGAAATACAGCTGTCACGCTTTTGACCGATAATGACGGTGAACGGCATTTCCTGTTCGAATCTCTGGGTGTTGGCGAAAACTACATTCCAGACCAGCAGCGATATCAGGCATTGCTCTCATCCGATTGGACCCATCTTGGGACCAATTCCAGTGAAAAACTGGTGCGTCAGCTTGTAAAGGACGGTGCCAGGTTCAGTCTCGATGTCTCTATCCGGCATTTTGACCTGGCTCTAGAAGGTGTTCCTTTGGTGTTCGCATCAGGTCCAGAGGACCCAGATGAACCCGTGCAGCCATTGATTGCAAAATTCAAGCAGGCTGGGGCTAAACAAGTCGTTATCACCTGTGGCAAACGCGGTTCATTCTATTACAATGGCTGCCAATTGTATTCCGCAGATTCCGTACCCGTGAACGTGGTCGATACTTGTGGAGCTGGTGATAGCTTTATTGCCTCATTTTTGTTGGCCCATTTCTTCGAGGGCTATTCTGAGGAGAAGGCACTTCAAAGAGCTGCACTCAGGGCGTCTGAAACATGCACGCATCCGGGAGGTTTTCCCCAGCCCTTGCAGTCAATCCCACAATGGCTGCTCAACAAATACGATGATGTCATTGCAGCAGCGCAGAAGGTCCGACTATGA
- a CDS encoding IS5 family transposase, with product MPFKHNAAQRHKIPPQKFKVINWPEYDAGLRQRGSITFWISEDAIAGWSAPRRTTPGGQARYSELAIETSLMCGQVFNQPLRQTEGLMMSLLQLMGLDLPVPDHTTLSRRCASLSSLKALGRHTTTAPDEPIHVLVDSTGLKIYGAGQWLEDKHGSKSPRKWRKLHLGVDADTGEIIAAVLTDQNSSDSSQFTALLDQIDQPIASVTADGAYDSDETYRSARQHSPGVSVIVPPRARQLTMDMYGPPDQRDWHTQTIAEHGRMKWQAVTGYGKRSHVETAMGRYKSVNRDRLRSRKFANQQTEVKLGCHILNRMLASARPDSVRVKELSL from the coding sequence ATGCCTTTCAAACATAACGCTGCTCAACGCCATAAGATACCGCCGCAGAAGTTCAAGGTTATCAACTGGCCTGAGTATGATGCTGGTTTGCGCCAGCGTGGCAGCATCACTTTCTGGATCAGTGAAGATGCCATTGCGGGTTGGTCAGCCCCGCGCCGCACAACACCCGGTGGGCAGGCGCGCTATTCAGAACTGGCGATTGAAACATCTTTGATGTGCGGGCAGGTCTTCAATCAACCCTTGCGCCAGACTGAAGGCTTGATGATGTCTTTGTTGCAATTGATGGGCCTTGATCTGCCAGTCCCTGATCATACGACATTAAGCAGGCGCTGTGCCAGCTTGTCGTCTTTGAAGGCTCTGGGGCGGCACACTACAACCGCGCCTGATGAACCCATTCATGTTCTTGTCGACAGCACAGGATTGAAGATTTATGGCGCAGGCCAATGGCTTGAGGATAAGCATGGCAGCAAATCCCCCAGGAAATGGCGCAAACTGCATCTTGGCGTCGATGCTGACACAGGTGAAATTATCGCTGCAGTCCTGACCGATCAGAACAGCAGTGATAGCAGCCAATTCACAGCTTTGCTTGACCAGATTGACCAGCCCATCGCAAGCGTCACTGCTGATGGAGCTTATGACAGTGATGAAACCTACAGGTCTGCCCGCCAGCACAGTCCGGGTGTAAGCGTCATTGTTCCACCGCGGGCCCGACAATTAACAATGGACATGTATGGCCCACCGGATCAGCGGGACTGGCACACGCAAACAATCGCCGAGCATGGCCGGATGAAGTGGCAGGCCGTAACCGGTTATGGAAAACGGTCTCATGTGGAAACGGCCATGGGCCGGTATAAGTCCGTCAATCGCGACCGTCTTCGCTCACGCAAGTTTGCCAATCAGCAAACCGAAGTCAAACTCGGATGCCACATTCTCAATCGAATGCTGGCATCCGCACGCCCGGATTCCGTCCGTGTGAAAGAGTTAAGCCTGTAA
- a CDS encoding sugar ABC transporter permease: protein MTVMKREYRGEAVKNGFPLPDGSQFDKSGLLAKLLSFRWVLIAFVLILWFVYYPIIDNFIVSTTNQDIFTGETAFVGLDNYRRLQDDPVIWTAILNNMLYAVISVVFQVFGAFVLAAIIEGLQHETWRRFWRAVYFIPSAISITVTGLLFYFIYQPDIGLLDAAFNHLGLAAWSRSWLGEEQTAIYSIIAMSQWQGFGYSTLLFAIAIQKIPRELYDAATMDGAGMWRRLWNITFPLTREMTGLMVIITITGAFQVFNEVMVMTGGGPNNSSQVLGTWLYQQAFIENDFGYGAAIASVIFIITLLTGFGQLWYTRKRRVEL from the coding sequence ATGACTGTCATGAAGCGTGAATATAGAGGGGAGGCTGTCAAAAACGGCTTCCCCCTGCCGGACGGGTCGCAATTCGACAAGTCCGGTTTGCTGGCGAAGTTGCTGTCGTTCCGTTGGGTTCTGATCGCGTTCGTTTTAATCCTATGGTTTGTCTACTATCCCATCATCGACAACTTTATCGTCAGCACGACAAATCAGGATATTTTTACTGGCGAAACTGCCTTTGTCGGTCTGGATAATTATCGACGTCTGCAAGACGATCCGGTGATCTGGACGGCGATCTTGAACAACATGCTTTATGCCGTCATTTCGGTCGTATTCCAGGTGTTTGGCGCATTCGTGCTTGCTGCGATCATTGAAGGTTTGCAGCATGAGACCTGGCGCAGGTTCTGGCGCGCTGTCTATTTCATACCATCAGCAATTTCGATCACGGTGACGGGGCTGCTGTTCTACTTTATCTATCAGCCTGATATAGGCCTGCTGGATGCCGCTTTTAATCATCTTGGACTTGCCGCTTGGTCTCGGTCATGGCTGGGAGAAGAACAGACCGCGATCTACTCAATCATTGCCATGAGCCAGTGGCAGGGCTTTGGCTATTCAACCCTTCTATTTGCCATCGCGATCCAGAAGATCCCGCGCGAGCTTTATGATGCGGCGACGATGGACGGCGCGGGTATGTGGCGTCGGCTTTGGAACATAACCTTCCCACTGACACGCGAAATGACTGGCCTTATGGTTATCATTACGATTACCGGCGCGTTTCAGGTCTTCAACGAAGTCATGGTTATGACTGGCGGTGGCCCTAACAACAGCAGTCAGGTTCTGGGAACTTGGCTCTATCAACAGGCCTTTATTGAAAATGACTTCGGTTATGGCGCGGCTATCGCATCGGTGATTTTTATCATCACGCTCCTGACCGGTTTTGGTCAACTCTGGTATACCAGAAAGCGGAGGGTGGAACTATGA
- a CDS encoding carbohydrate ABC transporter permease, with the protein MNNASYQSTETKPTEFAQTLVRVCLVTFLISLGIVVIYPLAWMAMNGFKTNSEIFGEPFALPTAFTVDNYISAWNQGIRNYIATSIIVTLFSAVCTVLISAWTAYGLTRSKLPGKPIFVGLVLGGLMLSPTVAVIPLVRIMQKLGLYNTYWALIILYTAFRIPFTTFLIRAYMLGLPRDLDEAAVMDGASEGQIFWRVTLPLCKPILVSCVILHVLFAWNEYLFAMIFTSGADVQTLPVGLTSIMAKHGTNYAVVFAAMTLSALPILIVFFAAQRFFIRGLAEGIGK; encoded by the coding sequence ATGAACAACGCCTCCTATCAATCGACCGAGACGAAACCTACGGAATTTGCTCAGACGCTCGTGCGTGTCTGTCTGGTCACCTTCCTCATCAGCCTTGGTATTGTCGTAATCTACCCGCTGGCGTGGATGGCCATGAACGGTTTCAAGACTAACTCGGAGATATTTGGTGAACCATTTGCGCTTCCTACGGCTTTTACGGTGGACAACTATATATCAGCCTGGAATCAGGGCATCAGGAACTACATTGCAACGAGCATTATCGTCACGTTGTTTTCGGCTGTTTGTACGGTTCTGATAAGCGCTTGGACCGCCTACGGCCTGACGCGATCAAAATTGCCGGGCAAGCCAATATTCGTTGGCCTGGTACTTGGCGGATTGATGTTAAGCCCAACGGTTGCGGTTATTCCGCTGGTGCGGATCATGCAAAAGCTTGGTCTCTATAACACCTATTGGGCTCTTATCATCCTTTACACGGCATTTCGCATCCCGTTCACTACTTTTCTTATTCGCGCTTATATGCTTGGTCTGCCACGTGATCTAGATGAAGCCGCCGTCATGGACGGGGCAAGTGAAGGCCAAATTTTCTGGCGCGTGACCTTGCCTCTTTGTAAGCCGATACTCGTTTCGTGTGTAATCCTGCATGTTCTGTTTGCCTGGAATGAATATCTCTTCGCCATGATTTTCACCAGTGGTGCCGATGTCCAGACCTTGCCCGTCGGCCTGACATCAATCATGGCAAAACACGGAACCAATTATGCCGTTGTCTTTGCTGCAATGACACTTTCGGCACTTCCCATCCTGATCGTCTTCTTTGCCGCCCAGCGTTTCTTCATTCGCGGGTTGGCGGAAGGCATCGGCAAATAG
- a CDS encoding sugar phosphate isomerase/epimerase family protein, whose product MLKREQLIGANFSFQHHPFQWVVEQLRLMGFQRMELWGIAPHLDLFHSDRARLSGVRSILNDNGISVHCFTPEQVLYPVNIASGDVAYREKSVECFLRAADFSAELGANYLFLTPGRGFECESRESAWNHSLQSLERITAHAANLGLRCLLEPLQRTESNIVNNAADLERLWQDLNAENVDLVLDLVAMAAAEDKVGDYFSRFGKRLAHVHVVDGTPAGHLAWGDGNLPLDGYLAEITHHSFQGTLTFEPFGNGSYALDPVVVWRRCLDAISPHFDTAE is encoded by the coding sequence ATGTTAAAACGTGAACAGTTGATCGGTGCCAACTTTTCGTTCCAGCACCATCCCTTTCAATGGGTTGTCGAACAGCTTCGGCTGATGGGCTTTCAACGTATGGAACTATGGGGAATAGCCCCCCATCTTGATCTATTTCATTCTGACCGGGCACGGCTTTCAGGTGTCCGATCAATTCTGAATGATAACGGGATCAGCGTGCATTGCTTCACCCCGGAACAGGTTCTTTATCCGGTCAACATAGCCTCAGGTGACGTAGCTTATCGTGAAAAGAGTGTTGAATGCTTTCTGCGAGCAGCCGATTTCAGTGCCGAACTGGGTGCGAACTACCTCTTCTTGACACCCGGACGGGGTTTTGAGTGCGAGAGCCGCGAAAGCGCCTGGAACCATTCGCTTCAGTCGTTGGAGAGAATTACGGCACATGCGGCTAATCTGGGGCTTCGATGTCTGCTTGAGCCCCTACAGCGCACTGAAAGCAACATCGTCAATAATGCCGCCGATCTTGAACGTCTCTGGCAGGATCTGAATGCGGAAAATGTCGATCTGGTACTTGATCTGGTTGCCATGGCAGCGGCCGAAGATAAGGTCGGTGATTACTTTTCGAGATTTGGCAAACGTCTTGCCCATGTTCATGTCGTCGATGGAACACCGGCGGGACATTTGGCATGGGGGGACGGAAATTTGCCACTTGACGGCTACCTTGCTGAAATCACCCATCATTCATTCCAGGGCACATTAACCTTCGAGCCATTTGGCAACGGCTCATATGCACTGGATCCGGTTGTAGTCTGGCGGCGCTGCCTTGATGCGATTTCCCCCCACTTTGATACTGCGGAATGA
- a CDS encoding SIS domain-containing protein gives MLNFDKDRFVKIQDGAVAIADDVRALMRRLLDNGLERIFFMGTGGVQFLTQPAIEIARNATVFPVSSAFSAQVVLEAPAGLDEKALVILPSLSGTTKESVHLLAFLKKKGVKTLSLTGHKDTPLGLDADYNFTNFAEDDTSSESFYLQTLLIILSLLAERGEFQDFDETVSELKRLPELLVSVKENFEEGAAALAQEIKDEKYHIFTGAGTSWSEAHYYGMCILEEMQWIRTRPVHASDFFHGTLELVEPGVSLFIFKGEDACRPLTDRVENFAKRYTDKVRILDAASASLPGISQKTRSLISPIILATMLERLSAHLEVQRDHPLTTRRYYKRVEY, from the coding sequence ATGCTCAACTTCGATAAAGATCGCTTTGTTAAAATACAAGACGGCGCGGTCGCAATTGCAGACGACGTACGCGCTTTGATGCGCAGGCTGCTCGATAATGGCCTAGAACGCATTTTCTTCATGGGAACGGGCGGCGTACAGTTTCTGACTCAGCCCGCAATCGAGATTGCCCGTAACGCAACCGTTTTCCCGGTGTCATCGGCATTTTCGGCACAAGTTGTTTTAGAAGCGCCTGCCGGGTTGGACGAAAAGGCGCTTGTCATTCTTCCATCCTTGTCCGGAACGACTAAGGAAAGCGTGCATCTTCTGGCGTTCTTGAAAAAGAAGGGCGTGAAAACGCTCTCTCTCACTGGTCACAAAGATACCCCCTTGGGCCTCGATGCGGATTACAACTTTACAAATTTTGCCGAAGACGACACGTCTTCGGAGTCGTTTTATCTGCAGACCCTCTTGATCATACTGTCGCTGCTCGCTGAGCGCGGCGAATTTCAAGACTTCGATGAAACCGTCTCCGAATTGAAGCGTCTGCCCGAACTACTAGTTTCGGTGAAGGAAAACTTTGAAGAAGGCGCTGCCGCACTGGCGCAGGAAATCAAGGACGAAAAATATCACATCTTTACCGGCGCTGGCACTTCATGGTCAGAAGCGCACTACTACGGGATGTGCATTCTTGAAGAAATGCAATGGATCCGTACACGTCCCGTTCATGCGTCCGATTTCTTCCATGGTACACTCGAACTGGTTGAGCCGGGCGTCAGCCTGTTCATATTCAAAGGTGAGGATGCATGTCGTCCATTGACGGACCGGGTTGAGAATTTCGCAAAGCGTTACACTGACAAGGTTCGTATTCTGGATGCTGCTTCTGCCAGTCTTCCGGGCATCTCACAAAAGACACGCAGCCTGATTTCTCCAATCATTCTGGCAACCATGCTTGAACGTCTGAGCGCGCATTTGGAAGTGCAACGTGACCACCCGTTGACCACGCGGCGCTATTACAAGCGTGTCGAGTACTAA
- a CDS encoding sn-glycerol-3-phosphate ABC transporter ATP-binding protein UgpC, whose translation MADLSLKNIRKSYANLEVLHGIDLDITSGEFVVFVGPSGCGKSTLLRSIAGLETITSGDLVIAGERMNNVAPSKRGISMVFQSYALYPHMTVYENMAFGLRIAGVTKAEIDKRVKKAGEILQLSGYLQRLPKALSGGQRQRVAIGRAIVRNPRVFLFDEPLSNLDAALRVATRIELAKLKQSMPDVTMIYVTHDQVEAMTLADRIVVFKDGNIEQIGTPVELYKRPANLFVAQFIGSPAMNILAGTILETSGRNYTCHLDCGTKLALEASDGTFALNDRVSVGIRPENTRIAREETGSPLFSGTVDLVEHLGEAQILYIDMVGSDTKYLIKTPEEADFRLSDTLRFTASTKDMHIFSANGTAVPVQVI comes from the coding sequence ATGGCCGACCTGTCGCTGAAGAATATACGTAAATCCTACGCCAACCTGGAAGTACTCCATGGCATTGACCTTGATATTACATCGGGGGAGTTTGTCGTTTTCGTCGGGCCGTCCGGTTGTGGAAAGTCAACCCTGTTGCGCTCAATTGCAGGCCTTGAGACGATAACGTCGGGTGATCTTGTCATCGCCGGGGAGCGTATGAATAATGTCGCTCCGTCGAAACGGGGTATTTCGATGGTCTTCCAGTCATATGCACTTTATCCTCATATGACAGTCTATGAGAATATGGCTTTCGGTCTGCGTATTGCCGGCGTGACGAAGGCAGAGATAGACAAACGAGTAAAAAAAGCAGGCGAAATTCTCCAGCTTAGTGGTTATCTGCAACGATTGCCGAAAGCCCTCTCGGGTGGGCAGAGACAACGTGTTGCGATTGGACGTGCGATTGTCAGAAACCCGCGTGTTTTTCTGTTTGACGAGCCGTTGTCTAATCTTGATGCCGCCCTGAGGGTTGCCACACGCATCGAGCTTGCAAAACTCAAGCAAAGCATGCCCGACGTCACGATGATATATGTGACGCACGATCAGGTGGAAGCCATGACACTTGCGGATCGGATCGTTGTGTTCAAGGATGGCAATATCGAGCAGATTGGGACGCCGGTGGAGCTTTACAAAAGGCCCGCTAATCTCTTCGTTGCCCAGTTTATTGGTTCCCCAGCCATGAACATACTCGCGGGCACGATATTGGAAACATCAGGGCGGAATTATACCTGTCATCTTGATTGTGGGACGAAACTTGCCCTTGAAGCCAGTGATGGAACTTTCGCACTCAATGATAGAGTTAGCGTTGGAATTCGACCCGAGAATACCAGGATTGCCCGCGAGGAAACTGGCAGCCCCCTCTTTTCGGGAACCGTGGATCTTGTAGAGCATCTGGGCGAGGCGCAAATCCTTTACATCGACATGGTCGGTTCCGACACCAAATATCTGATCAAAACCCCTGAGGAAGCGGATTTTAGGCTCTCAGATACATTACGATTTACAGCTTCGACGAAGGACATGCATATCTTCTCCGCCAATGGAACAGCCGTTCCGGTTCAAGTAATCTAG
- a CDS encoding ABC transporter substrate-binding protein → MKCKTFLNTTSLASLLMFGLLAVNINAALADDGVVAQPDAPVEYSGTLSILTKFGLQQLSPFFVNAAKEYEKLHPGVKIELIQESDDSVKGKTKALVASNSLPDIYFSWTGSWGENFVRGNRAVDLTQIIGPDTPWGKQFAHAAVSAFQYNGKLYGIPLYLDAKFMGYNKALFDKAGVAEPKSFDELISACAALRKSGVTPISFGNKEGWPAVHFAGQLLAYNVPQATLEKDFNPKTAEYSDAGYVESLTQLKKLIDDCSDGAGTNGSSYASALQQFSNAKSAMYYQEIIEFDQSTADGALKKEEFGFFKLPAVEGAKGDVKSIEGAPEGYMINSASKNIPLAVDFMKFITSPENGKVLSAPPYGQPSATVGGYSAESMNPSVVEGLKVIADSSYLMPWLDTANPPRVASVWLSGLQALIGGSMTPEQVMEKVKKAAASSR, encoded by the coding sequence ATGAAATGCAAAACGTTTTTGAACACAACAAGCCTTGCGTCACTTCTGATGTTTGGATTGTTAGCTGTCAACATAAATGCTGCTCTCGCCGATGATGGTGTCGTTGCACAACCTGATGCTCCCGTCGAATATTCTGGCACTTTAAGCATTTTGACGAAGTTCGGCCTTCAACAGCTATCCCCCTTCTTCGTCAATGCCGCTAAGGAATACGAGAAGCTTCACCCCGGCGTCAAAATTGAGCTTATTCAGGAAAGCGACGATAGCGTGAAGGGCAAAACCAAGGCCCTAGTCGCGTCTAACTCATTGCCAGATATCTACTTCAGCTGGACCGGGAGCTGGGGTGAGAACTTTGTGCGAGGCAATCGAGCTGTCGATCTGACCCAGATTATTGGCCCCGACACGCCATGGGGCAAACAGTTCGCCCATGCTGCCGTCAGCGCATTCCAGTATAATGGCAAATTATACGGTATTCCGCTTTATCTGGACGCAAAGTTCATGGGTTATAACAAGGCCCTCTTTGACAAGGCCGGTGTAGCGGAACCGAAGAGCTTCGATGAACTGATCAGTGCGTGCGCTGCCCTGCGTAAGTCCGGTGTAACGCCCATTTCGTTCGGTAACAAAGAAGGCTGGCCTGCTGTTCATTTTGCCGGACAATTGCTCGCCTATAACGTTCCGCAAGCGACGTTGGAAAAGGATTTCAACCCGAAGACGGCCGAATATTCGGATGCAGGCTATGTTGAAAGCCTGACACAGCTGAAAAAACTCATCGACGATTGTTCGGACGGCGCAGGTACAAATGGCTCATCCTATGCTTCGGCATTGCAGCAGTTCAGCAACGCCAAATCCGCAATGTACTATCAGGAAATTATTGAGTTTGATCAAAGCACGGCGGATGGCGCACTGAAGAAGGAAGAATTTGGCTTTTTTAAACTGCCGGCAGTAGAAGGCGCAAAAGGTGATGTAAAATCAATCGAAGGCGCACCTGAAGGCTATATGATTAATTCAGCGTCAAAGAATATTCCGCTAGCTGTGGATTTCATGAAGTTTATCACCTCGCCCGAAAACGGGAAGGTTTTGTCGGCCCCACCTTATGGGCAGCCAAGCGCCACTGTTGGCGGATATTCGGCTGAAAGCATGAACCCGTCTGTCGTTGAAGGTCTCAAGGTTATCGCGGATTCGTCTTATCTGATGCCGTGGCTTGATACGGCCAATCCACCGCGCGTTGCATCTGTCTGGCTTTCGGGCCTGCAAGCCCTGATTGGTGGATCCATGACACCGGAACAGGTCATGGAAAAGGTAAAAAAGGCTGCAGCCTCTTCCCGATAA